One Leptospira wolbachii serovar Codice str. CDC genomic region harbors:
- a CDS encoding SGNH/GDSL hydrolase family protein, which translates to MKKIKYTVLLGMVVFLIHCDTKKDYFDDVGANLLCTTYAVCNGETPAKTGIIGDSWTDLLLGFPAVETLRPQLENRFHYKFVGATLGGKTLQQVVSQGLQFQVIDQGGADMKVIILSLGGNDIQANLSEYIGNIEVVQAQRFATIKANLKQMIISGNAYKISRFGGPPLKWIIHGYDYPNPYMTPVIAGSDEGCKSKFDRIGLVVPDAAVFTSNQLDAFNNLLLDTIREEPSLIYADLRNTLGGKPNSRAEFMLDCIHANNLGYTYLADKFARLIYPITNVGF; encoded by the coding sequence ATGAAAAAAATTAAATACACAGTTTTGTTAGGAATGGTAGTATTCCTTATCCATTGTGATACTAAAAAAGATTACTTTGATGATGTCGGAGCAAATCTACTTTGTACTACATACGCAGTTTGTAATGGTGAAACACCTGCAAAAACTGGTATCATTGGTGATAGTTGGACAGACCTCCTTCTCGGATTTCCAGCTGTAGAAACGCTCAGACCTCAATTGGAAAATCGATTCCACTATAAATTTGTGGGTGCTACACTTGGTGGAAAAACCTTACAACAGGTAGTCAGCCAAGGCCTCCAGTTCCAAGTCATAGACCAAGGTGGTGCGGACATGAAGGTAATCATTCTATCCTTAGGTGGAAATGACATTCAAGCAAACCTCTCTGAATATATCGGAAATATAGAAGTCGTTCAAGCACAGCGATTTGCAACCATCAAAGCCAACCTCAAACAAATGATCATTTCCGGTAACGCTTACAAGATTTCCAGGTTTGGGGGTCCTCCTTTAAAATGGATCATCCACGGATACGACTATCCCAACCCATATATGACTCCTGTGATTGCTGGTTCTGACGAAGGATGCAAATCAAAGTTTGATCGCATTGGTCTTGTTGTTCCTGACGCAGCTGTGTTTACCTCTAACCAACTAGATGCATTTAACAACTTACTTCTTGATACCATTCGGGAAGAACCTTCTCTCATCTACGCAGATTTAAGAAATACATTAGGTGGTAAACCAAATTCACGAGCCGAATTCATGTTAGATTGTATTCATGCAAATAACTTAGGTTATACTTATCTTGCCGATAAATTTGCAAGATTAATCTATCCGATTACTAATGTAGGATTTTAA
- a CDS encoding dicarboxylate/amino acid:cation symporter → MFFPKIAFWIQILVSLLLGLLLGILLNPETGIVSALTLKPYLLWMKLPGDIFLNLLQMIMIPLVIVSIALGVSSLRNLKDLWNLGSKTLLYFIFTTIISVSIGISLTLIIKPGNHIQTQSVEINTNNSDPKLNQNLESVPETIANIIPKNLVNVWSKQQMLSVVFFGMILGIFFLTSRDTGAALKAFCHSLESFCLWVVATAMKLAPLAVLGLMSYAMVQIGFSLLFGLVSYIGTVILGLFCILVFYSVLILLFTGKNPLRFLNQVREIPLLGFSTSSSSSVLPYSLKLAKEKLKLKETVADFVLPLGATINMDGTALYQAVATVFLSQVYQVNLSSIDLFLLVGTVTAASIGTAATPGVGLVILASILYTFHIPIEGITILFGVDRFLDMCRTSVNLTGDLSCAYIMDHIWKETKPNEKN, encoded by the coding sequence ATGTTCTTTCCCAAAATTGCATTCTGGATTCAAATTCTCGTATCTTTATTGTTAGGTTTGTTATTAGGAATCCTGCTAAATCCGGAAACAGGAATTGTATCTGCACTTACTTTGAAGCCTTATTTACTGTGGATGAAACTCCCAGGAGATATTTTTTTAAATTTACTTCAGATGATTATGATCCCCTTAGTGATAGTCTCTATCGCTCTCGGTGTTTCTAGTTTACGAAATTTAAAAGATCTTTGGAACCTGGGGAGTAAAACTCTACTCTACTTTATATTCACAACAATTATATCCGTAAGTATCGGAATTTCACTGACACTCATCATCAAACCGGGAAATCACATCCAAACCCAATCAGTAGAAATCAACACAAACAACTCAGATCCTAAGTTAAATCAAAATTTAGAATCGGTCCCAGAAACAATCGCAAATATAATTCCTAAAAATCTAGTCAATGTTTGGTCCAAACAGCAAATGTTATCAGTAGTTTTTTTTGGTATGATTTTAGGGATTTTCTTTCTAACTTCCCGTGATACAGGAGCCGCTTTAAAAGCTTTTTGTCATTCCTTAGAAAGTTTTTGCTTATGGGTTGTGGCTACTGCAATGAAATTAGCTCCCTTGGCTGTTTTAGGTTTAATGAGTTATGCAATGGTCCAGATCGGCTTTTCTCTGTTATTCGGACTTGTTTCTTATATTGGAACAGTAATTTTAGGACTTTTTTGTATCCTTGTTTTCTACTCTGTTTTGATTCTGCTTTTTACAGGAAAAAATCCCCTTCGTTTTTTGAACCAGGTTCGCGAAATTCCGTTACTTGGATTTTCCACTTCTAGTTCCAGCTCCGTGCTTCCCTATTCTTTAAAACTCGCAAAAGAGAAGTTAAAATTGAAAGAGACTGTGGCGGATTTTGTCCTTCCACTCGGCGCCACAATCAATATGGACGGAACTGCATTGTATCAAGCCGTTGCGACCGTATTTCTGAGTCAGGTATACCAAGTAAATTTATCATCCATAGACTTATTTTTGTTAGTTGGAACGGTCACGGCAGCTTCGATTGGAACTGCAGCGACACCGGGAGTTGGACTGGTGATACTTGCTTCCATCTTATATACATTTCATATACCCATTGAAGGAATCACTATCCTTTTTGGAGTTGACCGCTTTTTAGATATGTGTAGAACTTCAGTAAATCTAACCGGCGATTTATCCTGCGCATATATCATGGACCATATCTGGAAGGAAACTAAACCCAATGAAAAAAATTAA
- a CDS encoding DEAD/DEAH box helicase — translation MDIPTQLSLDFETTVEPKQTNEYGFLIDEPELGLAKITKDSATSVELFFESKEIFRTVNKSNKQLQFLNQYPESLREWEEFPKAMDLALAASQLKLTYNFNKLSSLSNSRTRLLPHQIECTFIVANSLKPRFILADEVGLGKTIEAGLAIKELMFRRGLKKVLVVAPSPLLVQWQQEMKNKFNEEFAIVRRRNFVTNGPDHWRNFNKIITSIDFIKNPKYAEEILGTKWDIVVFDEAHRLRRDYSKITRGYLFAEKIARKTECLLLLTATPFRGKLEELFYLLHLVDPNILGPYHTFVNDYVVGQKGDLKEKISKVLLRRRKVEVGGFTKRFAKTVRIDLSPIERAFYDETTEYVKREYNMAMGTKNRAIGFVMVVFQKLLDSSVIALLSALQKRKFMLESKFHYMKEHETTLDDWDLDETEGVEEFITELEDEEMSSFQRIKRELFTLNRLIHLGKQIKEDKKTLKLKETLYRLKKEGHKKFIIFTQFRTTQDHLQSVLEPDFKVSPFHGSLSMDEKEVAIQKFKEDYEILICTEAGGEGRNLQFANILFNYDLPWSPLKIEQRIGRIHRFGQKDNVYIFNFASKDTVAERILEVLTNKIRLFEESIGASDDLLGTIEEELDFNSSLMKFVTGTKTKEELETEFDLRIQVAQKGFEKLNALVTPKVLDFNLKDYYDHTLEEREWNNSHLEEVVAQGSKFFQNYLPGTLTQISKGSYDYKNTEGKVRKATFDSDLALTNDSLEFLAFGHPFVEKVTELLTQSDVGRKKKYLISENLGQKILFVFQVEFDFSLKRKDLFFIEFDLKKRKTVVYTEKPPEWTEVKTYIPEKEIPLSKLEEAFIHCYPIVESEAEIKKEILRKETLSIFQKEEYKVELSHQKTIRQLEEKLMRQEAAYKWDNRPEKKAVLHKTMKEIQRAKDEYTVEIRKIKNGATIFHKIRLFQTYISI, via the coding sequence ATGGACATCCCTACTCAATTAAGTTTAGATTTTGAAACAACGGTTGAACCAAAACAAACAAATGAGTATGGGTTTCTCATCGATGAACCAGAGTTAGGCCTTGCTAAAATCACAAAAGACAGTGCCACCTCGGTTGAATTATTCTTTGAATCCAAGGAAATTTTTCGAACAGTCAATAAATCAAACAAACAATTACAATTTTTAAATCAATATCCAGAATCACTTCGCGAATGGGAAGAATTTCCCAAAGCCATGGACTTAGCCCTAGCAGCAAGCCAACTCAAACTTACTTATAATTTCAATAAATTATCCTCTCTTTCCAATTCCAGAACTCGATTGCTTCCGCACCAAATTGAGTGCACTTTCATTGTAGCCAATAGTTTAAAACCAAGGTTTATCCTTGCTGATGAAGTGGGGCTTGGAAAAACCATTGAAGCAGGCCTTGCCATTAAAGAACTCATGTTTCGAAGGGGCTTAAAAAAGGTGCTCGTGGTTGCGCCTTCTCCTCTTCTTGTCCAATGGCAACAAGAGATGAAAAACAAATTCAACGAAGAATTTGCCATCGTTCGTAGAAGAAACTTTGTCACAAACGGTCCAGACCATTGGCGCAATTTTAACAAAATCATCACTTCTATTGATTTCATAAAAAACCCAAAGTATGCAGAAGAGATTTTAGGAACCAAATGGGATATTGTTGTATTTGACGAAGCCCATAGGCTCAGACGTGATTATTCGAAAATCACACGTGGTTATCTTTTTGCAGAAAAAATTGCACGTAAAACAGAATGTTTACTTCTGCTCACAGCCACTCCCTTTCGTGGAAAACTAGAAGAACTTTTTTATCTATTACACCTCGTAGATCCAAATATCCTTGGGCCTTATCACACTTTCGTTAATGATTATGTAGTAGGCCAAAAGGGTGACTTAAAGGAAAAGATATCTAAAGTACTCCTACGCCGCAGAAAAGTAGAAGTGGGTGGATTTACCAAACGATTTGCCAAGACTGTTCGGATTGACCTTTCTCCCATCGAACGCGCGTTTTATGACGAAACTACAGAGTATGTAAAAAGAGAATACAATATGGCGATGGGGACCAAAAACCGAGCCATTGGTTTTGTAATGGTGGTATTTCAGAAATTACTCGATTCCTCTGTCATTGCCCTCCTCTCTGCTTTACAAAAACGTAAATTTATGTTGGAATCGAAATTCCATTACATGAAGGAACATGAAACTACTCTCGACGACTGGGATTTGGATGAAACTGAAGGTGTCGAAGAATTTATTACGGAATTAGAAGATGAAGAAATGTCTAGTTTCCAAAGGATCAAACGTGAGTTGTTCACTCTCAATCGGCTCATCCATTTGGGAAAACAAATCAAAGAAGATAAAAAAACCTTAAAATTAAAAGAAACACTCTATCGCCTAAAAAAAGAAGGGCATAAAAAATTCATCATCTTCACGCAGTTTAGAACCACGCAAGACCACTTACAATCTGTATTAGAACCAGACTTCAAAGTATCTCCCTTCCATGGTTCCCTCAGCATGGATGAAAAAGAAGTAGCCATCCAAAAATTCAAAGAAGACTACGAGATTTTAATTTGTACGGAAGCTGGTGGGGAAGGCCGTAACTTACAATTTGCAAACATACTTTTTAATTATGACTTACCTTGGAGCCCACTGAAGATCGAACAACGAATCGGAAGGATCCATCGTTTCGGTCAAAAAGATAATGTTTATATCTTTAACTTTGCTTCTAAAGATACAGTTGCCGAAAGAATTTTAGAAGTACTCACCAATAAAATCCGTTTATTTGAAGAATCCATTGGTGCTTCGGATGACTTACTCGGAACTATCGAAGAAGAGTTAGATTTTAATTCTAGTCTAATGAAGTTTGTAACCGGCACTAAAACCAAAGAAGAATTAGAAACAGAATTTGATCTTCGGATACAAGTAGCTCAGAAAGGTTTTGAAAAACTCAATGCACTCGTAACTCCTAAAGTATTAGATTTTAATTTAAAAGATTATTATGATCATACACTGGAAGAAAGAGAATGGAACAATAGCCATTTAGAAGAAGTGGTTGCGCAAGGATCCAAGTTCTTTCAAAACTATTTACCCGGCACTCTCACACAGATCAGTAAAGGATCCTACGACTACAAAAATACAGAAGGCAAAGTTAGAAAAGCTACCTTCGATTCTGACCTGGCTCTAACCAATGACTCTCTCGAATTTTTGGCATTCGGACATCCTTTTGTGGAGAAGGTAACGGAGCTACTCACTCAGAGTGATGTTGGTCGCAAAAAAAAGTATCTTATCTCAGAAAACTTGGGACAGAAAATCCTTTTTGTTTTCCAAGTAGAATTCGACTTCTCTCTCAAAAGAAAGGATCTTTTCTTTATTGAATTTGATCTAAAAAAAAGGAAAACTGTAGTATATACGGAGAAACCTCCGGAATGGACAGAAGTAAAAACATATATTCCTGAAAAGGAAATCCCTCTTTCGAAACTAGAAGAAGCATTTATCCATTGTTATCCGATTGTTGAATCGGAAGCAGAGATTAAAAAAGAAATCCTAAGAAAAGAAACTTTGTCCATATTCCAAAAAGAAGAATACAAAGTAGAACTATCTCACCAAAAAACCATACGCCAACTAGAAGAAAAATTGATGCGTCAAGAAGCCGCTTACAAATGGGACAATCGCCCTGAAAAAAAAGCAGTTCTGCACAAAACAATGAAAGAAATCCAACGTGCAAAGGACGAATACACTGTGGAAATTCGCAAAATCAAAAATGGTGCCACAATTTTTCATAAAATTCGACTCTTCCAAACTTACATCAGCATTTAA
- a CDS encoding 7-carboxy-7-deazaguanine synthase QueE — protein MFGKIHEVYSSISGEGISQGIPTVFIRFAGCSLRCGKTETRALWCDTAYALGPNQGEEKTLESVWNDLEKLDPHHGYQVLLTGGEPLEGKNRDLSTALAKQIYEHRMNVGRPYPASRVETNGSERITEDSFFIFTMDYKLPGSGMEDRMDQENFRILEKRHNSLDEIKFVVRDRIDFDRSIEVIREQKIQTNILYSPVHGEVDAKELVEWIKVDNPPKCRLSLQIHKVLWGNQKGV, from the coding sequence ATGTTTGGAAAAATTCATGAAGTCTATTCTTCCATTTCTGGGGAAGGAATTTCACAAGGAATTCCCACAGTCTTCATACGATTTGCTGGATGTTCCTTACGTTGTGGCAAAACGGAAACAAGAGCGTTATGGTGTGACACAGCTTACGCACTTGGGCCGAACCAAGGCGAAGAAAAAACTTTGGAATCGGTTTGGAACGATCTAGAAAAATTAGACCCGCACCATGGCTACCAAGTACTACTCACCGGAGGCGAACCCTTAGAAGGAAAAAATCGCGATCTTTCCACTGCGCTTGCCAAACAGATCTACGAACACAGAATGAACGTCGGTAGGCCCTACCCAGCATCCCGTGTAGAAACTAATGGAAGCGAACGGATTACCGAAGATTCCTTTTTTATTTTCACTATGGATTACAAATTACCTGGTTCGGGTATGGAAGATCGTATGGATCAGGAAAATTTCAGGATTCTAGAAAAGAGACATAATTCACTTGACGAAATCAAGTTCGTTGTGCGAGATAGAATCGACTTTGATAGAAGTATCGAAGTCATTCGCGAACAAAAAATACAGACAAATATATTGTATTCGCCAGTCCACGGTGAAGTGGATGCCAAAGAACTTGTTGAATGGATCAAAGTAGACAACCCACCTAAGTGTCGTTTGTCGCTACAAATTCACAAAGTACTTTGGGGAAATCAGAAAGGAGTTTGA
- a CDS encoding VWA domain-containing protein: MVMFVDAKLEFPLIQEKEIQENHLLLRFRTPANPKIDERKPLVIGLAVDKSWSMKGEKMESVIDASCALVNWLTRHDAVTIIAYSADVQLIQPVTHLTEKVSVTDKIRNIQVATSTNLSGGWLSALKSLSQSKIPNAYKRVLLLTDGNPTSGIKEKEALVKIAADHLAMGISTTTIGVGNDFNEEMLVEIAKAGGGNFHYIDNPEKASDIFFEEFGDIGALYAQAIDVELQLAPGVRLKQVLSETSHQIAEEFDEFLGDSKTISRQKINLQLGDLRADDIRNLVLRVEIDDRVNQAESPFCEVNVTYYNLLQQNALELVKESFRFPRGNHRGKQDPDVLVEILIANATLGIREISDFIKRGHIDDAKVLLFGLIQDIKTNLHFAPNALGSVLNRLQVLETKITTKSDDLNKQLFMNSQMMMKGPEKLDLKDVVVHNEIFEYRTVSDIDLYKCPEIKLLIEQKMSEGYRYIIFDFANTSHIDSSAIGMVIQIVGWLRRRGGELVVANIHDSVKKIFEITRLYNHIRVAENVSSAKEVLQRIIYANEGDANK; encoded by the coding sequence ATGGTCATGTTCGTAGATGCCAAATTGGAATTTCCGTTAATTCAAGAAAAAGAGATACAAGAAAACCATCTCTTACTTCGATTTCGAACTCCTGCCAACCCAAAGATCGATGAAAGGAAACCTTTGGTGATTGGTCTTGCCGTGGACAAAAGTTGGTCCATGAAAGGTGAGAAAATGGAATCTGTGATTGATGCCTCTTGTGCCTTAGTCAATTGGCTTACAAGACATGATGCAGTAACCATCATTGCTTATTCGGCCGATGTCCAATTGATACAACCGGTGACTCACCTAACAGAAAAAGTTTCTGTTACTGACAAAATTAGGAACATTCAAGTAGCTACTTCTACCAATCTGAGTGGTGGATGGTTGTCCGCCTTAAAAAGTCTTAGCCAGTCGAAAATTCCAAATGCATACAAACGGGTTTTATTACTCACGGATGGAAATCCCACTTCGGGAATTAAGGAAAAAGAAGCCCTAGTTAAAATTGCAGCGGATCATTTGGCAATGGGTATCTCCACCACTACGATTGGGGTGGGAAACGATTTTAATGAAGAGATGTTAGTGGAAATTGCCAAAGCTGGTGGGGGAAATTTTCATTACATCGACAATCCAGAAAAGGCATCTGATATTTTTTTTGAAGAATTTGGTGATATTGGTGCTTTGTATGCACAAGCCATAGATGTAGAATTACAATTAGCTCCCGGTGTCCGTTTAAAACAGGTTTTATCCGAAACTTCACACCAAATAGCAGAAGAATTTGATGAATTTTTAGGAGATTCTAAAACTATTTCGAGGCAAAAAATCAATCTTCAGTTAGGTGATCTCAGAGCCGACGATATTCGCAATTTAGTATTACGTGTCGAAATTGATGACCGGGTAAACCAAGCGGAATCTCCTTTTTGTGAAGTGAATGTAACTTATTATAATTTGTTACAACAGAATGCCTTGGAATTAGTAAAAGAATCCTTTCGTTTTCCCAGAGGGAACCATCGAGGAAAACAAGATCCCGATGTTCTTGTGGAAATTCTGATAGCCAATGCAACTCTCGGTATCAGGGAAATTTCAGATTTTATCAAACGAGGTCATATAGACGACGCCAAAGTATTGTTATTTGGTCTTATCCAAGATATAAAAACAAACTTACATTTTGCTCCAAATGCACTGGGTTCAGTTCTCAATCGTTTACAAGTTTTGGAAACAAAAATTACAACCAAGTCGGATGATTTGAATAAACAACTGTTTATGAATTCCCAAATGATGATGAAAGGTCCGGAGAAGTTAGATTTGAAAGATGTGGTAGTTCACAACGAGATTTTTGAATACCGCACTGTAAGTGATATCGATTTGTATAAATGTCCTGAAATCAAACTTTTGATTGAACAAAAAATGTCGGAAGGATACAGATATATCATTTTTGATTTTGCCAATACCTCGCATATTGATTCGTCCGCAATTGGGATGGTGATTCAAATTGTAGGTTGGTTGAGGCGTCGTGGTGGAGAACTTGTGGTTGCCAACATTCATGATTCTGTAAAAAAGATTTTTGAAATCACACGGTTGTACAACCACATTCGAGTAGCAGAAAATGTCTCTTCTGCCAAAGAAGTGTTACAAAGGATTATTTATGCAAACGAAGGAGATGCAAACAAATAG
- a CDS encoding transcriptional coactivator p15/PC4 family protein: MAKTGIIRDIDKGRGEVIRVEISEYKGQTFFNIRVWYTDPNGELKPTQKGIAIAPTLVGELKEAIEEAERWLA; this comes from the coding sequence ATGGCAAAAACAGGAATCATTCGAGACATTGACAAAGGTCGAGGAGAAGTCATCCGCGTGGAGATCTCCGAATACAAAGGCCAAACTTTTTTTAATATTAGAGTTTGGTATACCGATCCAAATGGAGAACTGAAGCCCACTCAAAAAGGGATCGCCATTGCACCGACTCTTGTTGGTGAATTGAAAGAGGCTATCGAAGAAGCAGAGCGTTGGTTAGCATAA
- a CDS encoding FAD-binding oxidoreductase, with amino-acid sequence MLTPQINLFKKSNPILAQVVANIRLTPELGKGKRPSKEGDSAVHRITIAIDHNTYPYMIGQSAGIIPPGIDPEKQAKGSADPSFTIRLYSIASPSFSFGQTKDNIEFVVKRDNVYDENGNLVHKGICSNYLCDLKPGDTVTMTGPAGKKFLLPQTDFSGDIFFFATGTGISPYLGMVEELLVQKLIAFQGNVWLVYGAPYSDEIVLRDYFEGMAKSHSNFHFITAISREEKNSFDGGKMYITHRVKENSEAIKNAVNGNGKFYICGGPKGMEKGVIQEIMSACATDLSYDEFKKHLEEKEQLFVETY; translated from the coding sequence TTGCTTACCCCTCAAATCAATCTCTTTAAGAAATCCAATCCCATCCTAGCCCAAGTTGTGGCGAACATCCGTTTGACTCCCGAACTCGGTAAGGGAAAACGCCCAAGTAAGGAAGGGGATTCCGCAGTCCACAGAATCACGATCGCTATCGACCATAACACTTATCCCTATATGATCGGTCAAAGTGCAGGAATTATCCCACCCGGCATAGATCCGGAAAAACAAGCTAAAGGATCGGCTGACCCGTCGTTTACCATCCGTTTGTATTCCATCGCCTCACCATCGTTCAGTTTTGGCCAAACCAAGGACAATATCGAATTTGTGGTCAAACGCGACAATGTGTACGATGAAAATGGAAATCTTGTTCATAAGGGCATTTGTTCCAATTATCTTTGTGATTTAAAACCTGGTGACACGGTGACAATGACTGGCCCTGCCGGGAAAAAATTCTTACTGCCTCAAACGGATTTTTCCGGCGATATCTTCTTTTTTGCCACAGGTACAGGAATCAGCCCCTATTTAGGAATGGTGGAAGAACTCCTCGTTCAAAAACTCATCGCCTTCCAAGGAAATGTTTGGTTGGTTTATGGAGCACCGTATTCCGATGAAATTGTTTTACGCGATTATTTTGAAGGAATGGCAAAATCTCATTCTAATTTTCACTTCATAACAGCGATTAGCCGAGAGGAAAAAAACTCTTTCGATGGCGGAAAAATGTACATTACTCACCGAGTAAAAGAAAATTCCGAAGCGATTAAAAATGCTGTCAATGGAAACGGTAAGTTTTATATTTGTGGCGGTCCGAAGGGAATGGAAAAAGGAGTGATACAGGAAATCATGTCTGCTTGCGCAACTGATCTTTCGTATGATGAATTCAAAAAACACCTAGAGGAAAAAGAACAACTTTTTGTAGAGACGTACTAA